The Arabidopsis thaliana chromosome 5, partial sequence genomic interval TTTACTGACCCttatccaaaatatattagttttcaAATTGTGATATAAAATAGAtgtggttttttcttttttataactatgatgatgatgaaaatgaaacaataaaTTGGAAAGTGATACTAAAGAAAGAGGTATAGGATGCTTAGTTGTTTACGGCAAAAAACATAGCATGTGAATGTTGTGCTTCGCATTacacaacatcttcttctgttttttttcttctctctttccacCGATACGCGttattttctttgactttCATAGTTACGGGTCACACAAGTTGTCAATTATCAGGGAGAATCGTATAAAAGTCTTCCATGtctttaaaagttttgcagatggatttaaaagatttggGGTCCAAAGCCcatgtttcatttgtttcgGCCCATAAATTGTcctaaaaaataacaaattggTTATTTATTGAATGCACAgttgttttgaatttaaaaatttgtagtTGACGAACCggaccaaaccaaaacaaaccatgtaatttgaataaataaaaagaaagcaattTTCCGGTTaacaaaaaatctcaaactcaGTGAGTGAGTCACCGAAAACCTCTTGTAGTAGATTCGTGACGGGTTTGATCATCTCTTCGAGGTCGGTTCTAGGGTTTCACTACGAGAATGGACGGAGATGAGCTCACCGAGCAGGAAACTGCTCTTTATGACCGTCAAATTAGGGTATGGGGAGCTGGTGCTCAAAGAAGGTACTTCACATTGAATCTAACTTCTATGGCTTCAAGCAACAACAAGTTATTGATTTTCCGTTTGAGTACTAATAAACTCTTCTTGTTGGGCTATACTCGGTGAAAGTTTATCTCTTTCTGGGTTTTAAGCTAATTTAGctgttgaaattttgattaggGCTtctctgaattttgttttgtgtttttgcttGCAGATTGAGTAAATCTCATGTTTTGGTATCTGGAATTAAGGGCACTGTTGCTGAGGTACCTCTTACTTTATTTTGTGACTCTCTATTAGCTATGTTGCAGTAGAGTGAGTGTTGGCATCTTACTTGGTTTCCTCCATTTGGTGTTGCAGTTTTGTAAGAACATTGTGTTGGCAGGAGTAGGTAGTGTGACTCTGTTGGATGATCGATTGGTTACAACGGAAGTCTTCAACGCaaacttcttgattcttcctGATGAAAATGCTTATGTAGGCAAAACCGTAGCTGAGATTTGTTGTGATTCACTTAAGGATTTTAACCCTATGGTTCATGTTTCAATAGAGAAAGGTTACTCCTCctttcttcatttctctctaattttagtagaaacaaatgattttagTAACATCGAGTCTATGTCTTcaatttcaggtgatttgtCAACACTTGGTGTTGATTTTTTCGAGAAGTTTGATGTTGTGGTTATCGGCTACAGTTCTCGTGCTACTAAGGTACTGTTGATACCTCCTTCTTTTAGTTGTTCCagttgtttttgtcttttgttgcCATGTAGATTGATCACTTGAAATAATGTGCTTTGTTATGCAGAAAGCAGTTAATGAAAAGTGTAGGAACCTAGCAAAAGATGTAGCGTTCTATACAGTTGATTGTAGAGGCTCATGTGGCGAAATATTTGTCGACCTTCAGAATTATAAGTACACAAAGGTACTCatctcgtttttttcttttgacggTTGTATATCACATGCCTTTCTTTTGGCATATAATGTGTTaactttctttctctattgtCAATTTTGGCTTCATAGAAAAAGCTTGATGAAACAGTGGAATGTGAACTAACATTTCCAAGTTTTGAGGTACAACAAACTTAACTTCTTACTTTCCTGGAACATACTTTCGCATGAAAAGTAATAGAAATTCAATCTATTAACTGGTCTTATTTCTCCAGGAGGCAGTTTCAGTACCGTGGAAACCGATGCCAAGGAGAACAGCAAAGCTCTACTTTGCAATGAGAGGTCTGGCTAACAACAACAGCTAACCTTTTGAAAGCTTGGTTTCTTCCTACGTAACTAATCCGGTTTTGTGATATTCTTGCAGTGATAGAACTATTTGAGGAAACTGAAGGACGTAAACCTGGGGAATGTTCGCTGTCTGATCTCCCAAGAGTTTTGAAACTCAAAAAGGAACTATGTGAAGGAAATGTAAGTTTCTTTAACCTTTATTTGTAAGCTCTACAATAATAACGACAAATAACAAACTTTGTCACTCACTTTGAATCCGAATGTTGCAACAGTCGGTCAGCGAGAATCATATTCCAGATATCCTCTTGGAGAGACTCGTATCTAATAACACAGAATTCCCACCGGCTTGTGCCATCATTGGAGGGATTCTAGGACAGGTACAGTTCTCTATCTCGCTTCTCTAGGACTTTGTTAGTTATCTAGATTAAGCACTTAGCAGAGTAATGTGACTCAAAAAAGTTGTATTTGTACGTACAGGAGGTGATAAAAGTTATATCAGGCAAAGGAGAGCCGTTGAAGAACTTCTTCTACTTTGATGCAGAGGATGGGAAAGGTGTAATCGAGGACCTATCCCACAAGCTTTAACTTCCAAACATGAAAGGTGCTGTGAAACGCTGCTCTTAGTAATTAGTTCCTTGTTGAAGATTGTATTGGAAATTAGACTTTAGAGTACTTAGAACTTGGCTCCTTGTCTTTTGTATCTACTAACTTGGTTCGCTCCTAAAGACAATCTGTAACCCACTATTTACTTTAATCCATCAATTTACACACTCCTATCTATGTGAAGGTGTTCTATTTTGTCCGGAAATTTTCGATTTCGGTTTCTGGCTCTTTGAGTGGCATctttataatataacaaaCAGCAAAATTTGACAGTCTATAGTGAGTTTTGTTATGGTTCATTGCTTAGTGACATTATTTGTTGTTGAGGGAGGTTTCAAACCAATAGAGATGAAAGTGGAAACTTCTCCACAAgttgagaaaaatatttgataaaaacataAGTTGGATGAGGACAAACACAAAAGATACCAAATAATGATTTGGAGATTCTCTTATCCTTAATCTTAAATACTAAAGTCTATGACAGTGACATCTGAACAGAAGAAAGCTCAAGAGTATATAAATTGTAGCTTAG includes:
- the SAE1B gene encoding SUMO-activating enzyme 1B (SUMO-activating enzyme 1B (SAE1B); CONTAINS InterPro DOMAIN/s: Molybdenum cofactor biosynthesis, MoeB (InterPro:IPR009036), UBA/THIF-type NAD/FAD binding fold (InterPro:IPR000594), NAD(P)-binding domain (InterPro:IPR016040); BEST Arabidopsis thaliana protein match is: SUMO activating enzyme 1B (TAIR:AT5G50680.2); Has 4947 Blast hits to 4294 proteins in 1121 species: Archae - 94; Bacteria - 1869; Metazoa - 1154; Fungi - 667; Plants - 410; Viruses - 0; Other Eukaryotes - 753 (source: NCBI BLink).), encoding MDGDELTEQETALYDRQIRVWGAGAQRRLSKSHVLVSGIKGTVAEFCKNIVLAGVGSVTLLDDRLVTTEVFNANFLILPDENAYVGKTVAEICCDSLKDFNPMVHVSIEKGDLSTLGVDFFEKFDVVVIGYSSRATKKAVNEKCRNLAKDVAFYTVDCRGSCGEIFVDLQNYKYTKLDETVECELTFPSFEEAVSVPWKPMPRRTAKLYFAMRVIELFEETEGRKPGECSLSDLPRVLKLKKELCEGNSVSENHIPDILLERLVSNNTEFPPACAIIGGILGQEVIKVISGKGEPLKNFFYFDAEDGKGVIEDLSHKL
- the SAE1B gene encoding SUMO-activating enzyme 1B (SUMO-activating enzyme 1B (SAE1B); CONTAINS InterPro DOMAIN/s: UBA/THIF-type NAD/FAD binding fold (InterPro:IPR000594), Molybdenum cofactor biosynthesis, MoeB (InterPro:IPR009036), NAD(P)-binding domain (InterPro:IPR016040), Ubiquitin-activating enzyme, E1-like (InterPro:IPR000011); BEST Arabidopsis thaliana protein match is: SUMO activating enzyme 1B (TAIR:AT5G50680.1); Has 4919 Blast hits to 4279 proteins in 1113 species: Archae - 94; Bacteria - 1852; Metazoa - 1152; Fungi - 654; Plants - 410; Viruses - 0; Other Eukaryotes - 757 (source: NCBI BLink).), yielding MDGDELTEQETALYDRQIRVWGAGAQRRLSKSHVLVSGIKGTVAEFCKNIVLAGVGSVTLLDDRLVTTEVFNANFLILPDENAYVGKTVAEICCDSLKDFNPMVHVSIEKGDLSTLGVDFFEKFDVVVIGYSSRATKKAVNEKCRNLAKDVAFYTVDCRGSCGEIFVDLQNYKYTKKKLDETVECELTFPSFEEAVSVPWKPMPRRTAKLYFAMRVIELFEETEGRKPGECSLSDLPRVLKLKKELCEGNSVSENHIPDILLERLVSNNTEFPPACAIIGGILGQEVIKVISGKGEPLKNFFYFDAEDGKGVIEDLSHKL